A single window of uncultured Methanospirillum sp. DNA harbors:
- a CDS encoding multidrug efflux SMR transporter, producing the protein MSVSPWLFLFVAGILESGWAISMKHSEGFSKFTPSIVTLVLMIISFGLLSTAMVGLPVGSAYAVWTGIGAVGAVILGIILFHESVDPLRIICIVVIISGVMGLKFSPI; encoded by the coding sequence GTGTCAGTATCACCGTGGCTTTTTCTTTTTGTAGCCGGAATCCTGGAATCTGGATGGGCAATATCAATGAAACATTCTGAAGGATTCTCGAAGTTCACTCCCTCAATTGTAACCCTCGTGCTCATGATCATCAGCTTTGGTCTCTTATCCACAGCCATGGTTGGCCTCCCCGTGGGATCAGCGTATGCTGTCTGGACCGGAATCGGGGCAGTCGGAGCAGTTATTCTTGGCATTATTCTGTTTCATGAATCAGTTGATCCCCTCCGTATCATCTGCATTGTAGTGATTATTTCAGGAGTAATGGGGTTGAAATTTTCTCCTATCTAA
- a CDS encoding class I SAM-dependent methyltransferase, with protein MESVIDSLIIRSENDVYQMLDDLLQKRDADWWDTFYADTTKPVPFFRSIPDENLHSYILQNIFIRGRILDIGCGMGRNAIYLAKCGFTVDAIDFSRTSINMGVDNAKAEHVNVNFICNSIFDYHAPSTPYDYVYDSGCLHHIKPHRRNQYLSLVSDLLKPDGYFGLTCFTQNGGADISDYDVYYERSMHGGMGYSEHKLKTILEDHFEIVEFRSMKDMKEGDLFGMGTLWTVLMRKRYPSG; from the coding sequence ATGGAATCAGTTATTGATTCTCTCATAATCAGATCGGAAAATGACGTGTATCAGATGCTGGATGATCTGCTGCAGAAGCGGGATGCTGACTGGTGGGATACCTTCTATGCTGATACAACCAAACCGGTTCCATTTTTCCGAAGTATTCCTGATGAAAACCTTCACTCATATATCCTGCAGAATATCTTTATCAGGGGAAGAATTCTCGACATTGGGTGCGGAATGGGAAGAAATGCTATCTATCTTGCGAAATGCGGTTTTACCGTTGATGCGATAGACTTCTCCCGGACATCCATCAACATGGGAGTAGATAATGCAAAAGCAGAGCACGTTAATGTGAATTTCATCTGTAATTCTATCTTTGACTATCATGCCCCGTCTACCCCTTATGATTACGTGTATGACAGTGGGTGTCTTCATCACATCAAACCCCATCGAAGAAACCAGTATCTGTCTCTTGTTTCAGATCTCCTGAAACCGGATGGGTATTTTGGTCTGACATGCTTTACCCAGAATGGAGGGGCAGATATCTCTGATTATGATGTGTACTACGAAAGATCCATGCATGGAGGGATGGGATATTCAGAACATAAACTCAAAACGATCCTGGAGGATCACTTTGAGATTGTTGAATTTCGGAGTATGAAGGATATGAAGGAGGGTGATCTTTTTGGCATGGGTACGTTATGGACGGTCCTGATGAGAAAGAGGTATCCTTCTGGTTAG
- a CDS encoding ABC transporter substrate-binding protein produces MILKKELQFTKFVFIALLLTGMVFISSTFADNTGSTTSAQGATQTITDMAGNVVTIPADIERLADLWHAHNEVVLMLGAGDKLVATTSTIKALPFFKKVYQRIDDIPAAQTGTGAGDISMETLVSTKPDVVVLSSATNETLDKLREAGIPTVIIMFTNFDDLKKAFKLSGSMLGDSEKQKADEYISYLDSKLSSIKDISSKIPADKKLSVIHIQSLDPLKIDGSNTIIDSWINVAGGINAAAKEVKGNMQQVTFEQIQSYDPDVIIIGGTMKDKDTIKNDPKWQALKAVKNDKVYVNPKGVFSWDRYGAEEALQIQWAAKTLYPDLFTNINIKEELKTFYKDYFDYSLTDDDIESILNPTA; encoded by the coding sequence ATGATACTAAAGAAAGAACTTCAATTCACAAAATTTGTTTTCATTGCGTTGTTACTGACCGGAATGGTCTTTATTTCTTCAACCTTTGCAGATAATACGGGTTCTACGACTTCTGCACAAGGTGCGACACAGACAATTACCGATATGGCAGGAAATGTCGTTACAATTCCTGCAGATATTGAACGTCTTGCAGACCTCTGGCATGCACATAACGAAGTTGTTTTGATGCTTGGAGCGGGAGACAAACTTGTTGCTACAACATCAACTATTAAGGCATTACCTTTCTTTAAAAAGGTATATCAAAGGATTGATGACATTCCTGCAGCTCAAACCGGAACTGGTGCTGGTGATATCTCTATGGAAACACTTGTTTCCACAAAGCCGGATGTTGTAGTCTTGTCTTCTGCAACAAACGAGACTCTGGATAAACTCAGAGAAGCAGGCATTCCAACAGTAATTATAATGTTTACAAACTTTGATGATCTTAAAAAAGCATTCAAGCTTTCAGGATCCATGCTTGGTGACTCTGAAAAACAGAAAGCAGATGAGTATATCTCATATCTTGACTCAAAATTATCCTCAATAAAGGATATCAGTTCAAAAATTCCAGCCGATAAAAAACTGAGCGTAATTCACATTCAAAGCCTCGATCCATTAAAGATAGACGGAAGCAATACCATCATTGATTCATGGATCAATGTTGCAGGTGGCATTAACGCTGCTGCAAAAGAAGTAAAAGGAAACATGCAACAGGTAACATTTGAACAGATACAGTCCTATGACCCCGATGTAATCATCATCGGCGGCACCATGAAGGATAAAGATACCATTAAGAACGATCCAAAATGGCAGGCCTTAAAAGCTGTTAAAAATGATAAGGTTTACGTAAACCCGAAAGGGGTATTCTCCTGGGATCGATACGGTGCAGAAGAAGCACTTCAGATTCAGTGGGCTGCGAAAACCCTGTATCCAGATCTCTTTACAAACATTAACATAAAAGAAGAACTCAAAACGTTCTACAAAGATTACTTCGACTATTCGCTCACTGATGATGATATCGAGAGTATTTTAAACCCAACAGCGTAA